The Chitinophagaceae bacterium DNA segment TTAACTGACAGCAGAATTGGTCAGCTTTATGGAGCAGCTACATTAACCAGTGCGCTTGTTCTTACTTATACCGGTAGATATATTGACAAAATATCGTTAAAAAAGTATTTGATATTAGTGGTAGTAGGTTTTGGATTAGTAAACATCCTTTTAGGTTTTAGTTACTCCATTTTAATGGTTTTTATTTCAATTTTTGGCCTCAGACATTTTGGACAAGGTTTGATGAGCCATACTTCTATGACAGTTATGTCAAGATATTTTGAGGCAGCAAGGGGAAAAGCACTCAGTTTTGCTGCTTTTGGATATCCCCTCGGAGAGGCTCTCATGCCAAGTCTGGTTGTTATTCTGATTGGGCTTTTTGACTGGAGATTGAGCCTTATTATTATTGGTTGTTTTATCCTATTTTTCGTTTTGCCGGTCCTTTTTCAATTGGAAAAAAAGATACCCAAACTAAAAGCAGTTACCGGAGAAAAAGTAAATACAGAAAGGGCATGGGGCCAGTTAGATGTATTATCAGATAAGCGCTTTTATATAATAGGGCCAAATATCTTCAGTATGTCTTTAATCATTACTGCAATCCTTTTTTATCAACTTTCATTAGCAGATTTTAAAAACTGGTCGCATACATGGATGGCGGGTTCATTAATTGGCTATGCAATCTCCGGCACTGCTTCTATTTTTTTATCCGGTTGGTTGATTGATAATTTCAGTGCTAAAAAAATATTTCCCTTTTTTCTTCTACCCATGGCTTTGGGCATATTTATTTTATCCGTTTCTGACCACCAGTTGTCTTACAGTATATTTTTAATATTAGCCGGTGTTTCAACAGGCATTGGAAGTCCGGTTAAAGACGCTGCCATAGCTGAAGTTTATGGTGTAAAAACCATAGGTACTGTGAGAAGTTTGTTTACTGCTTTAATGGTTCTAAGTACAGCAATCGGACCGGTATTAATTGGTTATTTTATTGATTTTTATTCTTTCAATCATGCTTTTTATGTTTGTATTGGCTTAATAGGTTTAAGTTTTCTACCGGGTTT contains these protein-coding regions:
- a CDS encoding MFS transporter; its protein translation is LTDSRIGQLYGAATLTSALVLTYTGRYIDKISLKKYLILVVVGFGLVNILLGFSYSILMVFISIFGLRHFGQGLMSHTSMTVMSRYFEAARGKALSFAAFGYPLGEALMPSLVVILIGLFDWRLSLIIIGCFILFFVLPVLFQLEKKIPKLKAVTGEKVNTERAWGQLDVLSDKRFYIIGPNIFSMSLIITAILFYQLSLADFKNWSHTWMAGSLIGYAISGTASIFLSGWLIDNFSAKKIFPFFLLPMALGIFILSVSDHQLSYSIFLILAGVSTGIGSPVKDAAIAEVYGVKTIGTVRSLFTALMVLSTAIGPVLIGYFIDFYSFNHAFYVCIGLIGLSFLPGLLFLKNERLKKS